One genomic region from Bombyx mori chromosome 6, ASM3026992v2 encodes:
- the LOC101737313 gene encoding probable serine/threonine-protein kinase dyrk2 isoform X3: MAAQPPRQTPNNLLFSGPPPSLPAVVFLPSDVLHVDGTFNVTSLQQKPDNVNDLQEINNVGVPTYEQNHNDQIEDCLLNNDEIPANVFLRRTHSFDISDTATTDLENFIDLGTLRQRRSEPDLSKYGLFVEPVVTLECEPLQRSLVLNNPFYDNSHAYDQMQLSNMLMLPENYLAFEDSFMSAWDYKPNIIMDRVNNNEIFYDGVPLIPSNDPWSVYNNDNTELEFYSPHYGIPSGEQDGIEYMPLTDLDTIPQYMSLPGENLNNATIEAQSELINIDAPDLINSDLLTLKDPTHPISSNIVSSDKQVSNIDFCENRESSTETEELFNADISNDVTSSLAFVPSSKSSQRPDCSDNTSDDTSPCSTDYHEASALDLVQSLDEISSCDSSNFSQSRDISPVNNQLTKTNENKDYENNVKQCLTKEQLETNINETQQIQQELIDKLIPILNINNISTEDLNLCGLSYNKKLNINVNEESEEQKIKFAANSTQGSNVNSIIGNVNNDVLAEPLTSESSAESSLRINTDDVSSSEKNVECETPKASTSVIKSTKETKHINTESNHQNSEPSEYNNEVSCRLVVDKHNIEEKTVQNFAINNKLAVNLKGDSNLTTQKSSGNENSVKGIQTRNTTKIQNLPLDMKPNATEPEILEACKSVPRKNSLPSSQSYINIKTKNTAANTGTQPLQPPAVPASWLTSKPVASTSNPPPPPQIFIQREENIKTKTEVNSVHKTQQQSKKENEFSTSIVQPQPSCSYMQPQAAATSQISQPNPEKLKPKEVESSRARSSVKDDKDGHLVYWPGYVMGARYKIIDTLGEGTFGKVVEVKDLELEHRMALKIIKNVEKYREAAKLEINVLEKLADVDPDCKNLCVKMLDWFEYHGHMCIAFEMLGQSVFDFLKDNNYQPYPLEQVRHISYQLVYSVMFLHDNKLTHTDLKPENILFVDSDYEVVSVYTSSKKTHDLRRVKRSDVRLIDFGSATFDHEHHSTIVSTRHYRAPEVILELGWSQPCDVWSIGCIMFELYLGITLFQTHDNREHLAMMERILGPIPYRMARKTRTKYFYHGKLDWEEKSSAGRYVRENCKPLLRYLLNNNEEARQLFDLIARMLEYEPSQRVTLRDALKHPFFNKLPPHQRLGHPFTRPSFLRQ; encoded by the exons ATGGCTGCCCAGCCACCGCGTCAGACCCCTAACAACTTATTGTTCAGTGGACCTCCACCCTCTCTGCCAGCAGTCGTGTTTTTACCTAGTGATGTGCTACACGTTGATGGGACTTTTAATGTAACATCTTTGCAACAGAAACCTGATAATGTGAATGATTTACAAGAAATAAACAATGTGGGTGTACCTACTTATGAGCAAAATCATAACGACCAAATCGAAGATTGTTTGCTAAATAATGACGAAATACCTGCAAATGTTTTTCTAAGAAGAACTCATAGTTTTGATATTTCGGATACTGCTACTACCGATCTTGAAAATTTCATTGATTTGGGCACGTTAAGGCAAAGACGATCTGAACCGGACTTATCGAAATATGGATTGTTTGTGGAACCTGTAGTGACATTAGAATGTGAACCCTTACAACGTTCACTCGTACTGAACAATCCTTTCTACGATAATTCACATGCGTATGATCAAATGCAGCTAAGTAACATGCTCATGCTACCGGAAAATTATTTAGCCTTCGAAGATTCTTTCATGTCTGCATGGGATTACAAACCGAACATTATAATGGATAGAGTtaacaataatgaaatattcTACGATGGAGTGCCTCTGATACCTTCTAACGATCCATGGTCAGTTTACAATAATGATAACACTGAATTAGAGTTTTATTCACCTCACTATGGAATACCAAGCGGAGAACAAGATGGAATAGAATATATGCCGCTCACAGATTTAGATACGATTCCACAATATATGAGTTTACCTggagaaaatttaaataatgcaaCTATTGAAGCACAATCAGAACTAATTAACATCGATGCTCCTGACTTAATCAACAGCGACCTCTTAACGTTAAAAGATCCTACTCATCCTATTTCGTCAAACATCGTATCAAGTGACAAACAAGTGAGTAATATTGATTTTTGTGAAAATCGAGAATCGTCAACAGAAACGGAAGAGTTATTCAACGCCGATATATCAAACGATGTAACATCTAGTTTAGCTTTTGTACCTAGCAGCAAAAGTTCGCAGAGGCCGGATTGCTCTGATAATACGAGTGACGACACTTCCCCTTGTTCTACAGATTACCACGAAGCATCCGCTCTTGATTTAGTTCAGAGTTTAGATGAAATATCGTCCTGCGATAGCTCTAACTTTTCGCAGAGCAGAGATATCTCGCCAGTTAATAATCAACTAACAAAAACTAATGAAAACAAAGACTATGAGAATAATGTTAAGCAATGCTTAACGAAAGAACAACTCGAAACCAATATAAATGAAACTCAGCAAATTCAGCAAGAATTAATAGATAAACTAATACCtatcttaaacattaataatatttcaactGAAGATCTCAATTTGTGTGGTTTatcatacaataaaaaattaaatataaatgtaaatgaaGAGTCagaagaacaaaaaataaagtttGCAGCAAACTCTACACAAGGGTCGAATGTGAATTCGATAATAGGAAATGTAAATAACGATGTATTGGCGGAACCGCTTACCTCTGAATCCTCTGCTGAAAGCAGCCTGCGAATAAATACGGATGATGTTTCTTCAAGCGAGAAAAATGTTGAGTGTGAAACTCCAAAAGCAAGTACATCCGTAATCAAATCTACCAAAGAAACCAAACACATTAATACTGAATCCAATCATCAAAATAGTGAACCATCAGAATATAATAATGAAGTTTCATGTCGATTAGTAGTAGACAAacataatattgaagaaaaaactGTTCAAAATTTCGCAATAAATAACAAACTCGCGGTAAACTTGAAAGGCGATTCAAATTTAACTACCCAAAAGTCAAGCGGTAATGAAAATTCTGTGAAGGGAATACAAACTAGAAATACAACGAAAATCCAAAATTTACCTTTGGATATGAAGCCAAATGCTACTGAACCGGAAATATTAGAAGCATGCAAATCTGTGCCGCGTAAAAATAGTTTGCCTTCGTCACAATCATATATAAACATTAAGACAAAGAATACTGCTGCCAACACGGGAACACAACCTTTACAGCCCCCTGCAGTACCTGCTTCTTGGCTAACGTCAAAACCGGTAGCTTCAACAAGCAATCCACCACCTCCGCCTCAAATATTTATACAGAGAGAAGAGAACATCAAAACTAAAACAGAAGTGAATTCAGTCCACAAAACGCAGCAGCAATCGAAAAAAGAAAACGAATTTTCGACGTCGATAGTCCAACCTCAACCATCTTGCTCATACATGCAACCTCAGGCTGCTGCGACATCTCAAATATCACAGCCCAATCCTGAAAAACTGAAACCAAAAGAAGTAGAG AGCTCCCGGGCACGCTCCTCCGTCAAGGACGACAAGGACGGACATCTGGTCTACTGGCCCGGCTATGTCATGGGAGCGAGAT ACAAAATCATCGACACGCTCGGCGAGGGCACCTTCGGCAAAGTCGTCGAGGTGAAGGATTTAGAGCT ggaGCACAGAATGGCTCTGAAGATAATCAAAAACGTCGAGAAGTACAGAGAGGCTGCCAAACTTGAGATTAACGTATTAGAGAAATTAGCTGACGTCGATCCGGATTGTAAGAA TTTGTGCGTGAAGATGTTGGACTGGTTTGAGTACCACGGTCACATGTGCATCGCGTTTGAAATGCTCGGTCAAAGTGTATTTGACTTCCTG AAAGACAACAACTACCAGCCGTACCCGCTGGAGCAGGTGCGCCACATCTCGTACCAGCTCGTGTACAGCGTGATGTTCCTGCACGACAACAAACTGACGCACACCGATCTCAAacctgaaaatatattattcgtTGACAGCGATTACGAGGTCGTCAGCGTCTACACTAGTTCTAAGAAG ACACATGACTTAAGACGCGTGAAGCGAAGCGATGTTAGACTGATAGACTTCGGCAGCGCCACCTTCGACCACGAGCACCACAGCACCATCGTCTCCACCAGACACTACCGGGCGCCAGAAGTCATCCTGG AGCTGGGCTGGTCGCAGCCGTGCGACGTGTGGTCGATAGGCTGCATCATGTTCGAGCTGTACCTCGGGATCACGCTCTTCCAGACACACGACAACAGGGAGCACCTCGCTATGATGGAGAGGATCCTGGGACCCATACCGTACAG AATGGCGCGGAAAACTAGAACAAAATATTTCTATCATGGAAAGTTAGATTGGGAAGAAAAATCGTCTGCTGGCAGATACGTCAGAGAAAATTGTAAACCATTATTG AGGTACTTACTGAACAACAACGAGGAGGCGCGTCAGCTGTTCGACCTGATCGCGCGCATGCTGGAGTACGAGCCCTCGCAGCGCGTGACCCTGCGCGACGCGCTCAAGCACCCCTTCTTCAACAAGCTGCCGCCGCACCAGAGGCTCG GACACCCGTTTACAAGGCCATCATTCCTTAG GCAATGA
- the LOC101737313 gene encoding probable serine/threonine-protein kinase dyrk2 isoform X1 encodes MAAQPPRQTPNNLLFSGPPPSLPAVVFLPSDVLHVDGTFNVTSLQQKPDNVNDLQEINNVGVPTYEQNHNDQIEDCLLNNDEIPANVFLRRTHSFDISDTATTDLENFIDLGTLRQRRSEPDLSKYGLFVEPVVTLECEPLQRSLVLNNPFYDNSHAYDQMQLSNMLMLPENYLAFEDSFMSAWDYKPNIIMDRVNNNEIFYDGVPLIPSNDPWSVYNNDNTELEFYSPHYGIPSGEQDGIEYMPLTDLDTIPQYMSLPGENLNNATIEAQSELINIDAPDLINSDLLTLKDPTHPISSNIVSSDKQVSNIDFCENRESSTETEELFNADISNDVTSSLAFVPSSKSSQRPDCSDNTSDDTSPCSTDYHEASALDLVQSLDEISSCDSSNFSQSRDISPVNNQLTKTNENKDYENNVKQCLTKEQLETNINETQQIQQELIDKLIPILNINNISTEDLNLCGLSYNKKLNINVNEESEEQKIKFAANSTQGSNVNSIIGNVNNDVLAEPLTSESSAESSLRINTDDVSSSEKNVECETPKASTSVIKSTKETKHINTESNHQNSEPSEYNNEVSCRLVVDKHNIEEKTVQNFAINNKLAVNLKGDSNLTTQKSSGNENSVKGIQTRNTTKIQNLPLDMKPNATEPEILEACKSVPRKNSLPSSQSYINIKTKNTAANTGTQPLQPPAVPASWLTSKPVASTSNPPPPPQIFIQREENIKTKTEVNSVHKTQQQSKKENEFSTSIVQPQPSCSYMQPQAAATSQISQPNPEKLKPKEVESSRARSSVKDDKDGHLVYWPGYVMGARYKIIDTLGEGTFGKVVEVKDLELEHRMALKIIKNVEKYREAAKLEINVLEKLADVDPDCKNLCVKMLDWFEYHGHMCIAFEMLGQSVFDFLKDNNYQPYPLEQVRHISYQLVYSVMFLHDNKLTHTDLKPENILFVDSDYEVVSVYTSSKKTHDLRRVKRSDVRLIDFGSATFDHEHHSTIVSTRHYRAPEVILELGWSQPCDVWSIGCIMFELYLGITLFQTHDNREHLAMMERILGPIPYRMARKTRTKYFYHGKLDWEEKSSAGRYVRENCKPLLRYLLNNNEEARQLFDLIARMLEYEPSQRVTLRDALKHPFFNKLPPHQRLGHPFTRPSFLRSGPLHVRCLFSSFLTKTHDET; translated from the exons ATGGCTGCCCAGCCACCGCGTCAGACCCCTAACAACTTATTGTTCAGTGGACCTCCACCCTCTCTGCCAGCAGTCGTGTTTTTACCTAGTGATGTGCTACACGTTGATGGGACTTTTAATGTAACATCTTTGCAACAGAAACCTGATAATGTGAATGATTTACAAGAAATAAACAATGTGGGTGTACCTACTTATGAGCAAAATCATAACGACCAAATCGAAGATTGTTTGCTAAATAATGACGAAATACCTGCAAATGTTTTTCTAAGAAGAACTCATAGTTTTGATATTTCGGATACTGCTACTACCGATCTTGAAAATTTCATTGATTTGGGCACGTTAAGGCAAAGACGATCTGAACCGGACTTATCGAAATATGGATTGTTTGTGGAACCTGTAGTGACATTAGAATGTGAACCCTTACAACGTTCACTCGTACTGAACAATCCTTTCTACGATAATTCACATGCGTATGATCAAATGCAGCTAAGTAACATGCTCATGCTACCGGAAAATTATTTAGCCTTCGAAGATTCTTTCATGTCTGCATGGGATTACAAACCGAACATTATAATGGATAGAGTtaacaataatgaaatattcTACGATGGAGTGCCTCTGATACCTTCTAACGATCCATGGTCAGTTTACAATAATGATAACACTGAATTAGAGTTTTATTCACCTCACTATGGAATACCAAGCGGAGAACAAGATGGAATAGAATATATGCCGCTCACAGATTTAGATACGATTCCACAATATATGAGTTTACCTggagaaaatttaaataatgcaaCTATTGAAGCACAATCAGAACTAATTAACATCGATGCTCCTGACTTAATCAACAGCGACCTCTTAACGTTAAAAGATCCTACTCATCCTATTTCGTCAAACATCGTATCAAGTGACAAACAAGTGAGTAATATTGATTTTTGTGAAAATCGAGAATCGTCAACAGAAACGGAAGAGTTATTCAACGCCGATATATCAAACGATGTAACATCTAGTTTAGCTTTTGTACCTAGCAGCAAAAGTTCGCAGAGGCCGGATTGCTCTGATAATACGAGTGACGACACTTCCCCTTGTTCTACAGATTACCACGAAGCATCCGCTCTTGATTTAGTTCAGAGTTTAGATGAAATATCGTCCTGCGATAGCTCTAACTTTTCGCAGAGCAGAGATATCTCGCCAGTTAATAATCAACTAACAAAAACTAATGAAAACAAAGACTATGAGAATAATGTTAAGCAATGCTTAACGAAAGAACAACTCGAAACCAATATAAATGAAACTCAGCAAATTCAGCAAGAATTAATAGATAAACTAATACCtatcttaaacattaataatatttcaactGAAGATCTCAATTTGTGTGGTTTatcatacaataaaaaattaaatataaatgtaaatgaaGAGTCagaagaacaaaaaataaagtttGCAGCAAACTCTACACAAGGGTCGAATGTGAATTCGATAATAGGAAATGTAAATAACGATGTATTGGCGGAACCGCTTACCTCTGAATCCTCTGCTGAAAGCAGCCTGCGAATAAATACGGATGATGTTTCTTCAAGCGAGAAAAATGTTGAGTGTGAAACTCCAAAAGCAAGTACATCCGTAATCAAATCTACCAAAGAAACCAAACACATTAATACTGAATCCAATCATCAAAATAGTGAACCATCAGAATATAATAATGAAGTTTCATGTCGATTAGTAGTAGACAAacataatattgaagaaaaaactGTTCAAAATTTCGCAATAAATAACAAACTCGCGGTAAACTTGAAAGGCGATTCAAATTTAACTACCCAAAAGTCAAGCGGTAATGAAAATTCTGTGAAGGGAATACAAACTAGAAATACAACGAAAATCCAAAATTTACCTTTGGATATGAAGCCAAATGCTACTGAACCGGAAATATTAGAAGCATGCAAATCTGTGCCGCGTAAAAATAGTTTGCCTTCGTCACAATCATATATAAACATTAAGACAAAGAATACTGCTGCCAACACGGGAACACAACCTTTACAGCCCCCTGCAGTACCTGCTTCTTGGCTAACGTCAAAACCGGTAGCTTCAACAAGCAATCCACCACCTCCGCCTCAAATATTTATACAGAGAGAAGAGAACATCAAAACTAAAACAGAAGTGAATTCAGTCCACAAAACGCAGCAGCAATCGAAAAAAGAAAACGAATTTTCGACGTCGATAGTCCAACCTCAACCATCTTGCTCATACATGCAACCTCAGGCTGCTGCGACATCTCAAATATCACAGCCCAATCCTGAAAAACTGAAACCAAAAGAAGTAGAG AGCTCCCGGGCACGCTCCTCCGTCAAGGACGACAAGGACGGACATCTGGTCTACTGGCCCGGCTATGTCATGGGAGCGAGAT ACAAAATCATCGACACGCTCGGCGAGGGCACCTTCGGCAAAGTCGTCGAGGTGAAGGATTTAGAGCT ggaGCACAGAATGGCTCTGAAGATAATCAAAAACGTCGAGAAGTACAGAGAGGCTGCCAAACTTGAGATTAACGTATTAGAGAAATTAGCTGACGTCGATCCGGATTGTAAGAA TTTGTGCGTGAAGATGTTGGACTGGTTTGAGTACCACGGTCACATGTGCATCGCGTTTGAAATGCTCGGTCAAAGTGTATTTGACTTCCTG AAAGACAACAACTACCAGCCGTACCCGCTGGAGCAGGTGCGCCACATCTCGTACCAGCTCGTGTACAGCGTGATGTTCCTGCACGACAACAAACTGACGCACACCGATCTCAAacctgaaaatatattattcgtTGACAGCGATTACGAGGTCGTCAGCGTCTACACTAGTTCTAAGAAG ACACATGACTTAAGACGCGTGAAGCGAAGCGATGTTAGACTGATAGACTTCGGCAGCGCCACCTTCGACCACGAGCACCACAGCACCATCGTCTCCACCAGACACTACCGGGCGCCAGAAGTCATCCTGG AGCTGGGCTGGTCGCAGCCGTGCGACGTGTGGTCGATAGGCTGCATCATGTTCGAGCTGTACCTCGGGATCACGCTCTTCCAGACACACGACAACAGGGAGCACCTCGCTATGATGGAGAGGATCCTGGGACCCATACCGTACAG AATGGCGCGGAAAACTAGAACAAAATATTTCTATCATGGAAAGTTAGATTGGGAAGAAAAATCGTCTGCTGGCAGATACGTCAGAGAAAATTGTAAACCATTATTG AGGTACTTACTGAACAACAACGAGGAGGCGCGTCAGCTGTTCGACCTGATCGCGCGCATGCTGGAGTACGAGCCCTCGCAGCGCGTGACCCTGCGCGACGCGCTCAAGCACCCCTTCTTCAACAAGCTGCCGCCGCACCAGAGGCTCG GACACCCGTTTACAAGGCCATCATTCCTTAGGTCAGGCCCGTTACATGTTAGATGCTTATTTTCTAGCTTTTTAACAAAAACACATGACGAGACATGA
- the LOC101737313 gene encoding probable serine/threonine-protein kinase dyrk2 isoform X2, giving the protein MAAQPPRQTPNNLLFSGPPPSLPAVVFLPSDVLHVDGTFNVTSLQQKPDNVNDLQEINNVGVPTYEQNHNDQIEDCLLNNDEIPANVFLRRTHSFDISDTATTDLENFIDLGTLRQRRSEPDLSKYGLFVEPVVTLECEPLQRSLVLNNPFYDNSHAYDQMQLSNMLMLPENYLAFEDSFMSAWDYKPNIIMDRVNNNEIFYDGVPLIPSNDPWSVYNNDNTELEFYSPHYGIPSGEQDGIEYMPLTDLDTIPQYMSLPGENLNNATIEAQSELINIDAPDLINSDLLTLKDPTHPISSNIVSSDKQVSNIDFCENRESSTETEELFNADISNDVTSSLAFVPSSKSSQRPDCSDNTSDDTSPCSTDYHEASALDLVQSLDEISSCDSSNFSQSRDISPVNNQLTKTNENKDYENNVKQCLTKEQLETNINETQQIQQELIDKLIPILNINNISTEDLNLCGLSYNKKLNINVNEESEEQKIKFAANSTQGSNVNSIIGNVNNDVLAEPLTSESSAESSLRINTDDVSSSEKNVECETPKASTSVIKSTKETKHINTESNHQNSEPSEYNNEVSCRLVVDKHNIEEKTVQNFAINNKLAVNLKGDSNLTTQKSSGNENSVKGIQTRNTTKIQNLPLDMKPNATEPEILEACKSVPRKNSLPSSQSYINIKTKNTAANTGTQPLQPPAVPASWLTSKPVASTSNPPPPPQIFIQREENIKTKTEVNSVHKTQQQSKKENEFSTSIVQPQPSCSYMQPQAAATSQISQPNPEKLKPKEVESSRARSSVKDDKDGHLVYWPGYVMGARYKIIDTLGEGTFGKVVEVKDLELEHRMALKIIKNVEKYREAAKLEINVLEKLADVDPDCKNLCVKMLDWFEYHGHMCIAFEMLGQSVFDFLKDNNYQPYPLEQVRHISYQLVYSVMFLHDNKLTHTDLKPENILFVDSDYEVVSVYTSSKKTHDLRRVKRSDVRLIDFGSATFDHEHHSTIVSTRHYRAPEVILELGWSQPCDVWSIGCIMFELYLGITLFQTHDNREHLAMMERILGPIPYRMARKTRTKYFYHGKLDWEEKSSAGRYVRENCKPLLRYLLNNNEEARQLFDLIARMLEYEPSQRVTLRDALKHPFFNKLPPHQRLGNERARSHSLSR; this is encoded by the exons ATGGCTGCCCAGCCACCGCGTCAGACCCCTAACAACTTATTGTTCAGTGGACCTCCACCCTCTCTGCCAGCAGTCGTGTTTTTACCTAGTGATGTGCTACACGTTGATGGGACTTTTAATGTAACATCTTTGCAACAGAAACCTGATAATGTGAATGATTTACAAGAAATAAACAATGTGGGTGTACCTACTTATGAGCAAAATCATAACGACCAAATCGAAGATTGTTTGCTAAATAATGACGAAATACCTGCAAATGTTTTTCTAAGAAGAACTCATAGTTTTGATATTTCGGATACTGCTACTACCGATCTTGAAAATTTCATTGATTTGGGCACGTTAAGGCAAAGACGATCTGAACCGGACTTATCGAAATATGGATTGTTTGTGGAACCTGTAGTGACATTAGAATGTGAACCCTTACAACGTTCACTCGTACTGAACAATCCTTTCTACGATAATTCACATGCGTATGATCAAATGCAGCTAAGTAACATGCTCATGCTACCGGAAAATTATTTAGCCTTCGAAGATTCTTTCATGTCTGCATGGGATTACAAACCGAACATTATAATGGATAGAGTtaacaataatgaaatattcTACGATGGAGTGCCTCTGATACCTTCTAACGATCCATGGTCAGTTTACAATAATGATAACACTGAATTAGAGTTTTATTCACCTCACTATGGAATACCAAGCGGAGAACAAGATGGAATAGAATATATGCCGCTCACAGATTTAGATACGATTCCACAATATATGAGTTTACCTggagaaaatttaaataatgcaaCTATTGAAGCACAATCAGAACTAATTAACATCGATGCTCCTGACTTAATCAACAGCGACCTCTTAACGTTAAAAGATCCTACTCATCCTATTTCGTCAAACATCGTATCAAGTGACAAACAAGTGAGTAATATTGATTTTTGTGAAAATCGAGAATCGTCAACAGAAACGGAAGAGTTATTCAACGCCGATATATCAAACGATGTAACATCTAGTTTAGCTTTTGTACCTAGCAGCAAAAGTTCGCAGAGGCCGGATTGCTCTGATAATACGAGTGACGACACTTCCCCTTGTTCTACAGATTACCACGAAGCATCCGCTCTTGATTTAGTTCAGAGTTTAGATGAAATATCGTCCTGCGATAGCTCTAACTTTTCGCAGAGCAGAGATATCTCGCCAGTTAATAATCAACTAACAAAAACTAATGAAAACAAAGACTATGAGAATAATGTTAAGCAATGCTTAACGAAAGAACAACTCGAAACCAATATAAATGAAACTCAGCAAATTCAGCAAGAATTAATAGATAAACTAATACCtatcttaaacattaataatatttcaactGAAGATCTCAATTTGTGTGGTTTatcatacaataaaaaattaaatataaatgtaaatgaaGAGTCagaagaacaaaaaataaagtttGCAGCAAACTCTACACAAGGGTCGAATGTGAATTCGATAATAGGAAATGTAAATAACGATGTATTGGCGGAACCGCTTACCTCTGAATCCTCTGCTGAAAGCAGCCTGCGAATAAATACGGATGATGTTTCTTCAAGCGAGAAAAATGTTGAGTGTGAAACTCCAAAAGCAAGTACATCCGTAATCAAATCTACCAAAGAAACCAAACACATTAATACTGAATCCAATCATCAAAATAGTGAACCATCAGAATATAATAATGAAGTTTCATGTCGATTAGTAGTAGACAAacataatattgaagaaaaaactGTTCAAAATTTCGCAATAAATAACAAACTCGCGGTAAACTTGAAAGGCGATTCAAATTTAACTACCCAAAAGTCAAGCGGTAATGAAAATTCTGTGAAGGGAATACAAACTAGAAATACAACGAAAATCCAAAATTTACCTTTGGATATGAAGCCAAATGCTACTGAACCGGAAATATTAGAAGCATGCAAATCTGTGCCGCGTAAAAATAGTTTGCCTTCGTCACAATCATATATAAACATTAAGACAAAGAATACTGCTGCCAACACGGGAACACAACCTTTACAGCCCCCTGCAGTACCTGCTTCTTGGCTAACGTCAAAACCGGTAGCTTCAACAAGCAATCCACCACCTCCGCCTCAAATATTTATACAGAGAGAAGAGAACATCAAAACTAAAACAGAAGTGAATTCAGTCCACAAAACGCAGCAGCAATCGAAAAAAGAAAACGAATTTTCGACGTCGATAGTCCAACCTCAACCATCTTGCTCATACATGCAACCTCAGGCTGCTGCGACATCTCAAATATCACAGCCCAATCCTGAAAAACTGAAACCAAAAGAAGTAGAG AGCTCCCGGGCACGCTCCTCCGTCAAGGACGACAAGGACGGACATCTGGTCTACTGGCCCGGCTATGTCATGGGAGCGAGAT ACAAAATCATCGACACGCTCGGCGAGGGCACCTTCGGCAAAGTCGTCGAGGTGAAGGATTTAGAGCT ggaGCACAGAATGGCTCTGAAGATAATCAAAAACGTCGAGAAGTACAGAGAGGCTGCCAAACTTGAGATTAACGTATTAGAGAAATTAGCTGACGTCGATCCGGATTGTAAGAA TTTGTGCGTGAAGATGTTGGACTGGTTTGAGTACCACGGTCACATGTGCATCGCGTTTGAAATGCTCGGTCAAAGTGTATTTGACTTCCTG AAAGACAACAACTACCAGCCGTACCCGCTGGAGCAGGTGCGCCACATCTCGTACCAGCTCGTGTACAGCGTGATGTTCCTGCACGACAACAAACTGACGCACACCGATCTCAAacctgaaaatatattattcgtTGACAGCGATTACGAGGTCGTCAGCGTCTACACTAGTTCTAAGAAG ACACATGACTTAAGACGCGTGAAGCGAAGCGATGTTAGACTGATAGACTTCGGCAGCGCCACCTTCGACCACGAGCACCACAGCACCATCGTCTCCACCAGACACTACCGGGCGCCAGAAGTCATCCTGG AGCTGGGCTGGTCGCAGCCGTGCGACGTGTGGTCGATAGGCTGCATCATGTTCGAGCTGTACCTCGGGATCACGCTCTTCCAGACACACGACAACAGGGAGCACCTCGCTATGATGGAGAGGATCCTGGGACCCATACCGTACAG AATGGCGCGGAAAACTAGAACAAAATATTTCTATCATGGAAAGTTAGATTGGGAAGAAAAATCGTCTGCTGGCAGATACGTCAGAGAAAATTGTAAACCATTATTG AGGTACTTACTGAACAACAACGAGGAGGCGCGTCAGCTGTTCGACCTGATCGCGCGCATGCTGGAGTACGAGCCCTCGCAGCGCGTGACCCTGCGCGACGCGCTCAAGCACCCCTTCTTCAACAAGCTGCCGCCGCACCAGAGGCTCG GCAATGAACGCGCGCGGTCGCACTCGTTGAGTCGGTGA